In the genome of Bradyrhizobium sp. CIAT3101, one region contains:
- the dctP gene encoding TRAP transporter substrate-binding protein DctP produces MQRREFLKVTGVGLAASTAVAAPAIAQSSPEVRWRYATSWPKALDTLYGGCEYFCKKVADITDNKFQIQPFAAGEIVPGLQVLDAVSNGTVEIGNTALYYYWGKNPAFTFATALPFGLNTRQQISWLLWGGGQDLVNDLLKEHNVYGIPTGSTGAQMGGWFRKEIKSTEDLKGLKMRIGGFAGTILAKLGCVPQQLAGGDIYPALEKGTIDAAEWVGPYDDEKLGFAKVAKYYYYPGWWEGTSQGHNIINIDKWNALPKHYQAAVDSASRDTFTWITGKYDAVNAPALKRLIVNGAILKGFPQEVLEACYTTANEIYADLSKTNPHFGKMHASMMAYKNDSLPWTQVAELSYDSFMARMRTKT; encoded by the coding sequence ATGCAACGTCGTGAATTCCTGAAAGTCACGGGCGTCGGCCTGGCTGCGAGCACAGCGGTCGCCGCGCCCGCGATCGCACAGTCCTCGCCCGAAGTCAGGTGGCGTTACGCCACGAGCTGGCCGAAGGCGCTCGATACGCTCTATGGCGGCTGCGAATATTTCTGCAAGAAGGTCGCCGACATCACCGACAACAAATTCCAGATCCAGCCCTTCGCTGCAGGCGAAATCGTTCCGGGCTTGCAGGTGCTGGATGCCGTCTCCAACGGCACCGTCGAGATCGGCAATACCGCGCTCTATTATTATTGGGGCAAGAATCCCGCCTTCACGTTTGCAACGGCGCTTCCGTTCGGGCTGAACACGCGCCAGCAGATCTCGTGGTTGCTGTGGGGCGGCGGACAGGATCTCGTCAACGACCTGTTGAAGGAGCACAATGTCTACGGCATTCCGACCGGGTCGACCGGCGCGCAGATGGGCGGCTGGTTCAGAAAGGAGATCAAGAGCACCGAGGATCTCAAGGGCCTGAAGATGCGCATCGGCGGTTTTGCCGGCACCATTCTCGCCAAGCTCGGCTGCGTGCCGCAGCAGCTCGCCGGCGGCGACATCTATCCGGCGCTGGAGAAGGGCACGATCGACGCGGCCGAATGGGTCGGCCCCTATGACGACGAGAAGCTCGGCTTCGCCAAGGTCGCGAAGTATTACTACTATCCCGGCTGGTGGGAAGGCACGAGCCAGGGCCACAACATCATCAACATCGACAAGTGGAACGCGCTGCCCAAGCACTATCAGGCGGCGGTCGATTCGGCGTCGCGGGACACCTTCACCTGGATCACCGGCAAGTACGACGCGGTGAACGCGCCGGCGCTGAAGCGGCTGATCGTCAACGGTGCGATCCTCAAGGGCTTTCCGCAGGAGGTGCTGGAGGCCTGCTACACCACCGCCAACGAGATCTACGCCGACCTGTCCAAGACCAATCCGCATTTCGGCAAGATGCATGCGAGCATGATGGCCTACAAGAACGACTCGCTGCCTTGGACGCAAGTCGCCGAGCTGAGCTACGACAGCTTCATGGCGCGGATGCGGACCAAGACGTGA
- a CDS encoding NAD-dependent epimerase/dehydratase family protein translates to MAGKKVVVAGATGLVGNAALRHFGTAEPCEVVALSRRKPRDLYGARHVPVDLTSEADCRHAAAELQGATHLVYAALYEAPQLVDGWRDPEQIRTNDLMLRNLMGALEPVAPDLRHVALLQGTKAYGVHVRPLTVPAREGRSEMYEQPNFYWAQENFLRELQMGKAQKAKAWHWSILRPVLIVGLAMGGAMDLIPPLGVYAAMLREQGKPLDFPGGAARVSQAVDVDLLARAIAWSGEARSARNEAFNVTNGDVFTWENIWPAVADALEMKPGEPVPLSLAKEFPNWVAPWDALRRQHNLVSPSLAEFVGLSFQYADYSLRYGQTASGPPSIVSTVKINRAGFTEMMDTEDMFRKWFRQAKQERLLP, encoded by the coding sequence ATGGCGGGCAAGAAAGTCGTGGTCGCCGGCGCAACGGGTCTCGTCGGCAACGCCGCCTTGCGACACTTCGGCACAGCCGAGCCTTGCGAGGTCGTTGCCTTGTCGCGGCGTAAGCCGCGCGATCTCTACGGTGCGCGCCACGTGCCCGTCGATCTGACCAGTGAAGCCGACTGCAGGCATGCCGCGGCCGAGCTGCAAGGCGCCACCCATCTCGTCTATGCCGCGCTTTACGAGGCGCCGCAGCTCGTCGACGGCTGGCGCGATCCGGAGCAGATCCGGACCAATGATCTGATGCTGCGCAATCTGATGGGCGCGCTCGAACCGGTCGCGCCTGATCTCAGGCACGTTGCCCTGTTGCAGGGCACCAAGGCCTATGGCGTCCACGTCCGTCCCCTGACGGTGCCGGCCCGCGAAGGCCGCTCGGAAATGTACGAGCAGCCGAATTTCTATTGGGCGCAGGAAAACTTTCTGCGCGAACTCCAAATGGGCAAGGCTCAAAAGGCGAAGGCCTGGCACTGGAGCATCTTGCGCCCCGTCCTGATCGTCGGCCTCGCCATGGGCGGCGCCATGGATCTGATCCCGCCGCTCGGCGTCTACGCCGCGATGCTGCGCGAGCAGGGCAAGCCACTCGATTTCCCCGGCGGCGCCGCGCGGGTGTCGCAGGCCGTTGACGTCGATCTCCTCGCACGCGCGATCGCATGGTCCGGCGAGGCGAGGTCGGCGCGGAACGAAGCCTTCAACGTCACCAATGGCGACGTCTTCACCTGGGAGAACATCTGGCCCGCGGTCGCCGACGCGCTGGAGATGAAACCCGGCGAGCCGGTGCCGCTGTCGCTGGCGAAGGAGTTTCCGAATTGGGTCGCGCCGTGGGACGCGCTCAGGCGCCAGCACAATCTTGTGTCGCCAAGCCTTGCCGAATTCGTCGGCCTCTCGTTCCAGTACGCCGACTACAGCCTGCGCTACGGCCAGACCGCGTCAGGCCCGCCTTCGATCGTCTCGACCGTCAAGATCAACCGCGCCGGCTTCACCGAGATGATGGATACGGAAGACATGTTCCGGAAGTGGTTCAGGCAGGCGAAGCAGGAGCGGCTGTTGCCGTGA